The following are encoded together in the uncultured Sphaerochaeta sp. genome:
- a CDS encoding GntR family transcriptional regulator, giving the protein MPKCIQNSLSDQVYTMLKDQILSGQLKGGMKIPEESLAEQFGVSRTPIREAIRRLAEYGLVTIKPRSHAVVSIISPQEADDIAKVRVSLEQLAIDSIDEDSYAENVKELSRYAADCQYAMGIGDRATVFEQDSLFHLALIKASRNSALISICERLDAKIQQLRIAQNLPEDELSYYLGQHAQMMSLLKNGEKEACKHMLYEHITHDLTSHLGKDNA; this is encoded by the coding sequence ATGCCTAAATGTATACAAAATAGTCTTTCTGACCAAGTTTATACCATGCTCAAGGACCAGATCCTCTCTGGCCAGCTCAAGGGAGGGATGAAAATCCCGGAAGAGTCCCTTGCAGAACAATTTGGAGTTTCAAGGACTCCGATAAGGGAAGCTATCAGACGCTTGGCAGAGTATGGACTTGTAACCATCAAGCCCAGAAGCCACGCTGTGGTTTCAATCATCTCTCCCCAGGAAGCGGATGATATCGCAAAGGTCCGGGTCTCATTGGAACAACTTGCCATCGATTCGATTGATGAGGATTCATACGCGGAAAATGTAAAGGAACTCTCCCGTTATGCAGCCGACTGTCAGTATGCAATGGGAATCGGGGACAGGGCTACCGTTTTTGAACAGGACAGCCTGTTCCATCTTGCATTGATCAAAGCCAGTAGGAATAGTGCCCTGATCAGCATCTGTGAGCGTCTTGATGCAAAAATCCAGCAGCTCAGAATTGCACAGAACCTTCCTGAAGATGAGCTTTCCTACTACCTTGGCCAGCATGCCCAGATGATGAGCTTGTTGAAAAACGGAGAAAAAGAAGCGTGCAAGCACATGCTTTATGAACACATCACCCACGATCTCACCAGTCATTTAGGAAAGGACAATGCATGA
- a CDS encoding DUF362 domain-containing protein, translating into MNKDDIIITYGSDANSMTRALLQSIDIERLLPDKNASIALKPNLVVAVTADSGATTHPEIVVSIIEFLQEKGYHNISIVESAWVGDSTKEGFRVNGYNQISKKYNVPLVDVKDDTYEKKTVEGITMEVSKTILETDFLISLPVLKGHCQTAMTCALKNMKGCLSDRSKRLFHSLGLHRPIAALNAVRDADLVIVDSLNGDLDFEEGGNPVETNRMFACRDSVLCDSFGASLMGFELKDVPYIEMAEHLGVGTTDLEGTNIIQLNEPSDEPVARPTGRANYLGRYTEPDSACSACYGNLIHALKRLDEVNRLKNIKQNICIGQGYKGVNDPSKVGVGICTKGLGKSLPGCPPKAIDMIKFIKELNAE; encoded by the coding sequence ATGAATAAAGATGACATCATCATCACCTACGGATCGGATGCAAACAGCATGACGAGAGCATTGCTGCAATCCATCGATATCGAAAGGCTTCTTCCCGATAAAAATGCATCCATCGCTCTCAAACCCAATCTTGTGGTTGCTGTAACCGCTGACAGTGGAGCGACCACCCATCCTGAGATTGTTGTTTCCATCATCGAGTTTCTCCAGGAAAAGGGATATCACAACATCTCAATTGTGGAGAGTGCCTGGGTAGGCGATTCCACCAAAGAGGGATTCAGGGTCAATGGCTACAACCAGATCAGCAAGAAATACAATGTTCCCCTTGTTGATGTGAAGGATGACACCTATGAGAAAAAAACCGTAGAGGGAATCACCATGGAAGTTAGCAAAACTATCCTGGAAACTGATTTCCTGATCAGCCTGCCTGTCTTGAAGGGACATTGCCAGACTGCGATGACCTGTGCGCTAAAGAATATGAAGGGATGTTTATCAGACCGCAGCAAGCGGTTGTTCCACTCCCTTGGACTACATCGCCCCATTGCTGCCCTCAACGCAGTGAGGGATGCAGATCTGGTCATTGTTGATAGCCTGAACGGCGATCTTGATTTCGAGGAAGGGGGTAACCCTGTTGAGACCAACCGGATGTTTGCCTGCCGAGACAGTGTTCTCTGTGACAGCTTCGGAGCCTCCCTTATGGGCTTTGAGCTCAAGGATGTACCCTATATCGAGATGGCAGAACATCTGGGGGTCGGAACCACTGATCTCGAGGGAACCAACATCATCCAGCTGAATGAACCAAGCGATGAGCCTGTCGCCCGCCCTACAGGAAGGGCAAACTACCTTGGTCGCTATACTGAGCCAGATAGCGCATGCTCTGCTTGTTATGGAAATCTGATACATGCCCTTAAGCGTCTTGATGAGGTGAATCGTTTGAAAAACATCAAACAGAATATCTGTATCGGACAAGGGTACAAGGGGGTGAATGACCCTTCCAAGGTCGGTGTTGGCATCTGCACCAAGGGTCTGGGGAAAAGCCTACCCGGCTGTCCTCCCAAGGCAATTGATATGATCAAGTTCATCAAGGAACTGAATGCTGAATAA